The following is a genomic window from bacterium.
GATGGTGGCGTAGGGAATGGGCATCCCGCTCTCGTTGCAGACCACCCCCGACAGCGTGGCGTAATCCTCCGCCGGGAGCGCCGCCGTGATTAAGGCCAGCACCAGCAAGACCGGTATTTTTCCCATCGGCATCCTCTCCTACAGGATGACCCCCCACTCGACGACCGTGAAGCCCTCCCGGGCGACGGGGGGGATGACGGGGGAGGAGATGTCTATCTTAACACCCGGCGGGACCTCCTCGATCAGGAAGACGACGCGGCGGAGGGAGTCGGGTGCGGGGGAGATGTCGAGGGTGTAGAGGGCGTCCACCCTGTCATCCACCAGGGGCCGAACGACGTAATCGCCGGGGTGGTCCAGGCGGGGGATCCACCACTCGATGAAATCCTCGATCTCGCGACCGATGAAGCCGCAACCCGTGAGGATCTCCCGGAAGGAGCCTTCCCGGTCGGCGGCGGGGACGATCCAGCAGTGGGCGGGAGTCTCGATCTCCGGCAGGCGGACCTCATAGTAGAGATAGTCGCAGGTGTCGTTGATCCGGCCCTCCGGCGTGACGGTGACCAACCAGCCGTCGGCGTAGGGCGGATCGGCGGTGAGGAGGGCGGCGCTGGCGGGCAGGAGTAGCTGGACGGCGATCTCGGCGGTCGCTTCGGGATAGAGGTAGAGGTTGGGCCGGCGGTCAATCAGCCCCGCGTCGTAGTCGAGCAGGATGCGGCAGGTGTATCGGCTGCCGGCTTCGATGGTGAACATGATCGGCGTCAGAGGGGTGTATTCACCGGTTTCGCAGTTCATCAGGTACGGCCCCGGCGGGATGTCCCCAATGCTGAAGCGGCCTTGGGCGCCGGTTTGGGCAATAAAGTCCGGCTTATGATAGGAGACGTCGTCTTCCGTGCCGGGGTCACGGCGTGTAAGGGTCACCTGCGCCCCGATGAGGGGACACTGGTCGGCACCGTCCAGCACCTCCCCGGTCAGAGAGGGCTGTTCTCCCTCAGCCGCGACCTCGATGACGATCTCCGGATTCGAGGGAGTGAACGGGGCGACGTCCGCGACGGACGCAATGATAGAGAGCAACAGGAAGATGGCGGGTCCGCGCATGATTCCTCCCGAAAGAGTCAGTAAATCCGGTTACCGTCGCCCTGTTCAATGACGACGCCCCACTCGCAGACCGTGAAGCCGAAGTGGTGGAAGATCGGGATTACCGGCTCGGAGACGTAGCGGTCCACGAGGTCCACGCCGGAGATGACGTAGTAGAGGCGGAAGATTTCGGCCGGCGGAGGCAGGACGGTGAGCGTAATCCGGGGCTCGATTTCCCGAGCGTACTGGGGGTAGATGACGTAGAAGGCGCTGCCCTCCAGGCGGGGGATCCAGTACTCGATGAAGTCGGCGGTCTCGCGCTCGTTGAAGCCGTGGGCGGCGAGGTTCTCGGTAAAGAACTCCTCCAGTTGCCGCTGCTGTACGACCCAGCCCCGGTCGAATTGCCAGTCCGCCGGCACCTGGGCCTCGTAGAACAGGTGGCCGTACCCGCCCTCGATTTTCCCGTCGGGCGCGACGCCCACCGTCCAACCGTCATCGTAAGTCGGCTCCGAGGCCGTCACTCCGCCCCCGGCGGGGAACCCCAACCGCACCGTCACGGCGGTTTCCGATTCCGGGTAGAGGTAGATGTTGGGCTTCTTCACCTCCGTCATGTACTCCAGGATGAAGTCGTAGGTCAGCTTCTCCCCGGCGGTGACGGCGATGTCGAGGGCGTAGGCCGGTTCGTAGTCGCTGCTCCGGCAGATGAAGTCGTAGGTGTCGGGCAGGATGCCCTCGAGCGAGTACCAGCCCTTATCGTCGGTCGTCGCCTGGTAGAGCGGCTCGTCCGTGAAGAGCCAGGGATGGTTCTCCAGGCTCGGCTCGACGCCGCTCGTCTTCTCCACGTCGGTTTCCCTGGCCGGAAAGAGCTCGACGGAGGCGCCGGAGACTGTGTCGCCGGCGAGGTCGTGGACGATGCCGGTCATGGTCGCCGTCTCGGAAGCCGTCGCGCTCAGGGCGATTGCGATGAGAATAAGAACGGTCGTTCGCATCTGCTCCCCCTTTTTTAGTAGAGGTAGGCGTCCATGTCACCGGGGCTGAGGATGACCCCCCACTCGTGGACGGTGAAGCCGCCGATCTCGCGGGCCGGAATCGTCGCCGGCATCAGGTCGAAAACCTCGTCCAGCCCCTCGACGGCGTAGGCCAGCCGGATGACGGTCCAGGGCTCCGGCTCGACCTCGAGGCCGACCATCCCGTCGTAGATGGGGTCGTACTGGGGGTAGAGGGCGAAGAAGGGGCGGTCGTCCAGGCGCGGCACCCAGAACTCGACAAAATCCTCGATTTCATTCTCGTAGAAGCCCGTGGCGGTTAAATTTTCCCGGAAAAAGGTCCCCAGGTCACCCCGGGCCACCACCCAGCCTTCCTCGCGCTGGACTTTCCCCCCGCTCCGGGCCTCGTAGAAGAGGAACGTGTGCTCGCCGTCAATGGTTCCCTCGTGGGTGACGGTGACCGTCCAGCCTTCGCCGTAGGGCGGGTCGGAGACGGTGAGCATCCCGCCCGCCGGGAAGTCGAGCCTCACCCGCACCTCGGTCTCCTCGACGGGGTAGATGTAGATGTTGGGCTTGGCGATGCCGTCGGCCTCCTCGAGGGAGACGGTCAGTTGGTAATCGGTGTCCAAGGAGAAGGTGAGGGTTTTTTCAAAAGTCTCGTCCCCGAGGGAGACGGCATCCTCCAACAGCGTGGAACGGTCGCCCACGGTCACCCGCAGGTCCCAGGTCCCTCGCGGGACCTCGTAATCGTGGAACCAGCCCTCCTCTTCCGTCACGTAGCTCTTGCCGATGCCCACCAGCTCGATCACCGCGCCCGCCACGGGGTCGCCCGCGGCGTTGGTCAGGGTTCCGGTGAACGACATGAAGATGTTCTCGACCATGAAGGTCTCCCCACCCAGCTCGATGCAGGCCCAGCCCACGGTGCCGTCGGGGGCCTGACTCCGGGCCCAGTCGTCCTCCATCTCCGCGTACGGCACTTTGTCGCCCAGATGGAGCGTTCCGACGACCTCCGAGCCCTCGACGGACGGCAGGTCGCGGATGCGCAGGGTGTCCACGATTACGGTCAGCGTGGACAGGGGCATATCGAACCCGCCCTCCTCCTGGGCCTGGACGGCCGTGGCGAGGTTCGCGAAAATTACCAGGGCGCACACGATGGTCACGGTTTTCATTTCCCCTCCCAACATGGAGACAAGGGGTTTAAACCCCTTGCCTTCTATTTTAGTGCAGGTAAACCTTAGCGTCGCTCTGTTTCAGGATGACGCCCCATTCCACGACGGTGAAGCCCCGGCGCTCGAAGGGCGCAATCGCCGGCTCGGTCGGAGCCAACTCCTCTTTTTCCCAACTGCCCCGGATGGTGAACACCACCCGCAGGACGGAGTCCGGCGCGGGAAAGACGCCCAGGGAGACGAGCTTTTCGTACTCCGTGCCCACCTGGGGGTAGACGGCGAAGAGGGGGTAGTCGGTGAGCCGGGGCGCCCAGAACTCCAGAAAATCCTCTATCTCCCTGCCGGCGAAGCCGTAGGCCGCGAGCTTTTCCCGGAAGAAGGGCTCGATCTCATCCCGGTCCACCACCCAGCCGTAATCGAGCTGCCCCGGACCCGCGACCTCCCCCTCGTAGAAGAGGTAGTCGTACTCACCCGCGGGCTCCCCCCGCGCCGGGATGGGCCAGTGCTCCCCCGTATCCGGGTCCAGGAAGTAGACGGGCTCGTAGGCGGTTATCCGCCCCTCGGGGGTGATGGTGACATCCCAGCCCTCGAGGTACTCGGGTTCCGAAGTGGTCATCCGGCCCGCGCCGACGAAGGAGAGCCAGACGCGGACGTCGGCCTCGGCCTCGGGGTAGAGGTAGATGTTGGGCTTGCCGGCGACGTAGGGGTTCTCTTCGGTGGTGTAGAGATGGAGTATATAGTCGCGCCCAAGGTAAAAATGGATGACGTGCTCGGCGGTCGCCGCGGTGAGGGGGGGCGTGACGAGCTCGGTGGTGTCTTCGCCTATGGTGCACCGTACGGTCGCGGCTCCCTCGGAGAGTTTAGCGTGTTTAAAGAAACCGCCCTCGTCGGTGGTGAGGACCGCGTCCAGCCCGGTGAACTCTACGGCGGCGCCGGCCACAGGGTTACCGTCCGCGTCCTGTAACTGACCGGAGACGAACACCGCCGGCCCTACGGTCGCGCCCTCGACCTCCGCATTCTGCGCCGTCGCGGGCAGGAGCAGCGTCAACAAAATAAGGACCAGCAGTCGAGGCGGCCGGATTACGCCCACAATCCACCTCCGGGAAAAAACTACAGGCTCACGTGCAGCTCCACCCCCAGGGCGGCGGCGAAGAAGAGCGCGAAGAGGTAGGTCTTCAGGTCGCAGGTGCTCGGGTCGTCGTAGGGCTCGGGGTAGATGTCGAAGGCCAGCTTCTCCTCGATTTCGCCGGTGTCCGTCTCGGAGACGCCGATAACGGGCCGGTCCTC
Proteins encoded in this region:
- a CDS encoding carboxypeptidase-like regulatory domain-containing protein, whose amino-acid sequence is MGVIRPPRLLVLILLTLLLPATAQNAEVEGATVGPAVFVSGQLQDADGNPVAGAAVEFTGLDAVLTTDEGGFFKHAKLSEGAATVRCTIGEDTTELVTPPLTAATAEHVIHFYLGRDYILHLYTTEENPYVAGKPNIYLYPEAEADVRVWLSFVGAGRMTTSEPEYLEGWDVTITPEGRITAYEPVYFLDPDTGEHWPIPARGEPAGEYDYLFYEGEVAGPGQLDYGWVVDRDEIEPFFREKLAAYGFAGREIEDFLEFWAPRLTDYPLFAVYPQVGTEYEKLVSLGVFPAPDSVLRVVFTIRGSWEKEELAPTEPAIAPFERRGFTVVEWGVILKQSDAKVYLH
- a CDS encoding carboxypeptidase-like regulatory domain-containing protein, whose protein sequence is MRGPAIFLLLSIIASVADVAPFTPSNPEIVIEVAAEGEQPSLTGEVLDGADQCPLIGAQVTLTRRDPGTEDDVSYHKPDFIAQTGAQGRFSIGDIPPGPYLMNCETGEYTPLTPIMFTIEAGSRYTCRILLDYDAGLIDRRPNLYLYPEATAEIAVQLLLPASAALLTADPPYADGWLVTVTPEGRINDTCDYLYYEVRLPEIETPAHCWIVPAADREGSFREILTGCGFIGREIEDFIEWWIPRLDHPGDYVVRPLVDDRVDALYTLDISPAPDSLRRVVFLIEEVPPGVKIDISSPVIPPVAREGFTVVEWGVIL
- a CDS encoding carboxypeptidase-like regulatory domain-containing protein → MRTTVLILIAIALSATASETATMTGIVHDLAGDTVSGASVELFPARETDVEKTSGVEPSLENHPWLFTDEPLYQATTDDKGWYSLEGILPDTYDFICRSSDYEPAYALDIAVTAGEKLTYDFILEYMTEVKKPNIYLYPESETAVTVRLGFPAGGGVTASEPTYDDGWTVGVAPDGKIEGGYGHLFYEAQVPADWQFDRGWVVQQRQLEEFFTENLAAHGFNERETADFIEYWIPRLEGSAFYVIYPQYAREIEPRITLTVLPPPAEIFRLYYVISGVDLVDRYVSEPVIPIFHHFGFTVCEWGVVIEQGDGNRIY